The following nucleotide sequence is from Borrelia puertoricensis.
ACACAACAACACCACGTTCATAATGTCTTACAATAACCTTATTAGACTGAATCTTTTCAATTAATTCAATAATAGACTTATTTTTGGACGCCTGAGAAGCTTGTTTATTCTTCCCAGTAGAAGGTAAAAACATAAAACTATTACTCAAATAAGAAAGTTTATTAATATCTAAGGTCTTTCCGCCCTTAAAAAATCCGGACCCTGTAAACGAAGCTGACATTATTTTTAATACATTTTCTTTGAGAATAATATCATTTAACGAAAACATAGTAACAAAAAAAACAAGTAACAAGGTAACCATGTCTCCATATGTTAACATATACTCAGGAGCACCTCCTTCACACTTTGAACGCTTCTTCCTATCTCTCAATGACATCACTCACCCCCAAGAATACCGCTTCCAAGCTGACTCCTATCTTTAGGAGTTAAAAACGTTACCAATTTTTGTTCTAAAATTCTAGGGTTATCCCCTGCCTGAATTGATAAAATACCTTCAACAATCATCGTCTTCACTGATGCTTCCTCAATATCTATAGACTCTAATTTAATTTGAATAGGAAGCAACATTAAATTTGCCATTATTGTACCATAAAGAGTTGTAATAAGAGCAACAGCCATAGAAGAACCAAGAGCTGATCTGTCTTCTAAATTTCCAAGAAGAGCTATAAGCCCAATAAGCGTACCTATCATTCCAAAAGCAGGAGCAAGCTTCGCCCAAGTTCCAAAAAGATCAGCACCAATCTTATGTCTCTCTTGCATTTGATCAAGTTCAAGATAAAGCATAGTTCTAATTATCTCAGGATCAGCACCATCAACGACAAGTCTCATTCCAGACTTAAAAAAAGGATCATTGATTTGATCAAGTTCATCATCAAGAGATAAAAGCCCTTCTTTTCTGGCTTTTTCTGAGAGTTCAACTAAAGTCTTTATAATGGGAACTTTACCAAAAGAACTCTTTTTAAAGAAAAATCCCAGATATGTAGGAATTCTCTTTACAGTGGAAATTTCTGAGGAAGCCACAAGTGCAGAAAAAGAACCAACAACTGTAATAAATACAGAACTCAAATCCCAAAAAACCCCTAATCCTGTAGGAGTAAATGCCATAGAAATTAAAATAGCACCAAATCCAACACCCCACCCAACTATACTAGCTAAATTCATAGCTCAACTCCCTTATTCTCTTGTGTAATTCTGTCTAACAAACCAATCTCTCTCCTATATACCTTGATTTTATCAACAACCTCTACTACATCTTCTTTTACAATCAATTTTTTACCATTCATAAGAAGAATCGTAGTATCAGGATTAGCCTCAATACTCTCAATATGACAAGGATTTAAATAATACCCATCGCCATTAAGTTTAGTTACATAAATCATAAACTAAAACAAAAAATTAATTCTTAAGTCTTACAAGCTCTTGTAATAACTGATCCGAAGTGGTTATAGTTTTAGCATTAGCCTGAAAACCTCTTTGAGTAACTATCATATCTGTAAATTGCTCAGCAAGATCAACATTAGCCATTTCTAAAACACCTGCTCTAATAGTACCAAGACCTGCCAAACCAGTTTCACCTACCCTAGCCTGACCTGAATTACTTGTCTCACTAAAATTAGTATCACCTATCTTTGCAAGTCCCCCAGGATTAACAAATGAAGCAAGCGCAATTTTACCAATATCTCGTCTAATACCATTTGAATAAACTCCCATTATTATACCATTTTGATCTATTTCATAGTTTTCCATATATCCCATACCATATCCATCTTGGATAATAGCCTTTGTAGTACTTGCATCAGCAAATTGCGTAATTGAATCAGTATAACTACCAACATTACCAAGTCTAAGATTAATAGTTTGCTGCTCACCAACTTCTCCGGCATTAGCATTCACAACACCAAAAGTTATAGGAAACTCAAGTAAATCACCAGGTTGACCTGCCTGACCATTTAAAGAAAGCAATGCTCCTTCATTATTAAAGCCTATTGTAAAATTGGAATTTGTCTCCCCATTTACTAAAACTGTAGCGTTCCATAAATTAGGAGTAGTTGTATCCTTTACAACTCTAAGTTCAACAACACTAGTATTTCCAAAACTATCATAAATAGTCTTATTAACAACCCAAGTACCACGAGCAACATCCACTTCACTTGCACCTTCCTCAATTATAGGTAATCTTTTATCAAGATTACAAGCAAAAGTAATGTGTTCCGTAGCCTTAGCACCTTCTTTATCCCCAATAGGAATAACTAAATCTTCAACATCAGCAGATGTATTAATAACCTGTTCTCCACCAATAGACTTTGCCATCCAACCTTGAATTCTCATACCATTTGCAGGATTTACAAGACGCCTATTAGAATCAACATCAAATGCACCAGCTCTTGTATAAAAAGAATTATTACCATCTCTTAAAATAAAAAAACCATTACCACTAATTCCAAGATCAGAGGCTTTTTGGGTGCTTTGAAAAGATCCTTGAGTATGAATAGTATCAATAGTAGCAACACTCATTCCAAGACCAACTTGTTTTGGATTAACACCTCCGCGACCATCAGTAGGACGAGATGCTCCAGAAATACTCTGAGATATCATATCTTGAAAATTAACCCTTCCTTTCTTAAAACCAATAGTATTAACATTGGCAATGTTATTACCAACAACATCCATTCTTGTTTGATGATTCTGAAGACCAGAAACACCAGAATATAAAGACCTCATCATATAACTACTCCTCCAATCCTACTGACAAAATATTATTATAAACATAATACTTGCCATCAATCATAATTTGTGGAACTATTCCTGTTTTAATATTTGTAACTTTACCCTTAATAATCTCTCCATCAACATGTTCAAACTCAACTATTTTGCCCAATAAATCTAAATCTTTATTTATACCAAGAACAGATGAGAGCCTCTCAAAAGATTTACTCATATTTGTCATTTGTTCAAGAGCTGAGAATTGTGCCATTTGCGAAATAAACTCTTTATCTTTCATTGGGTCTGTAGGATCTTGATATTTAAGTTGAGTAACAAGTAGTTTCAAAAAATCATCCCGACTAAGATTATTACCCTTAACACCTCTTTGTACCTTAGAATTAAATATTTCCTTCGCTCGGTCTATACCGACTAAATTGTCAATATGATCAATTGTACCCATCTATCCTCCATTTTAAACAACAAAATTAATACTTTTTTC
It contains:
- a CDS encoding motility protein A, translated to MNLASIVGWGVGFGAILISMAFTPTGLGVFWDLSSVFITVVGSFSALVASSEISTVKRIPTYLGFFFKKSSFGKVPIIKTLVELSEKARKEGLLSLDDELDQINDPFFKSGMRLVVDGADPEIIRTMLYLELDQMQERHKIGADLFGTWAKLAPAFGMIGTLIGLIALLGNLEDRSALGSSMAVALITTLYGTIMANLMLLPIQIKLESIDIEEASVKTMIVEGILSIQAGDNPRILEQKLVTFLTPKDRSQLGSGILGGE
- a CDS encoding flagellar FlbD family protein, with amino-acid sequence MIYVTKLNGDGYYLNPCHIESIEANPDTTILLMNGKKLIVKEDVVEVVDKIKVYRREIGLLDRITQENKGVEL
- the flgE gene encoding flagellar hook protein FlgE encodes the protein MMRSLYSGVSGLQNHQTRMDVVGNNIANVNTIGFKKGRVNFQDMISQSISGASRPTDGRGGVNPKQVGLGMSVATIDTIHTQGSFQSTQKASDLGISGNGFFILRDGNNSFYTRAGAFDVDSNRRLVNPANGMRIQGWMAKSIGGEQVINTSADVEDLVIPIGDKEGAKATEHITFACNLDKRLPIIEEGASEVDVARGTWVVNKTIYDSFGNTSVVELRVVKDTTTPNLWNATVLVNGETNSNFTIGFNNEGALLSLNGQAGQPGDLLEFPITFGVVNANAGEVGEQQTINLRLGNVGSYTDSITQFADASTTKAIIQDGYGMGYMENYEIDQNGIIMGVYSNGIRRDIGKIALASFVNPGGLAKIGDTNFSETSNSGQARVGETGLAGLGTIRAGVLEMANVDLAEQFTDMIVTQRGFQANAKTITTSDQLLQELVRLKN
- the flgD gene encoding flagellar hook assembly protein FlgD; translation: MGTIDHIDNLVGIDRAKEIFNSKVQRGVKGNNLSRDDFLKLLVTQLKYQDPTDPMKDKEFISQMAQFSALEQMTNMSKSFERLSSVLGINKDLDLLGKIVEFEHVDGEIIKGKVTNIKTGIVPQIMIDGKYYVYNNILSVGLEE